The following proteins come from a genomic window of Fontisubflavum oceani:
- a CDS encoding acyl-CoA dehydrogenase family protein — MPDDGQPMTENATQTVLLPDLLTLTGEAIPPVEALLATATDRVRELVSAEGRVSGAALEAHQTAAHGLAWLATYVESLRQMQGWAHKLSAEGQFGETEALIHQIAFGEYLWQIYGGIPMSQGEILRMQDLGLTQDDQRGMMAPSVMLLCQSGNTQAARLRLVELMQEQAANITLGATGLDDELEMIREQFRRYAVEKVEPFAHDWHLNDELIPIEVIEELAEMGVFGLTIPEEYGGFGLSKASMCVVSEELSRGYIGVGSLGTRSEIAAELILTGGTDAQKAKWLPQIASAETLPTAVFTEPNTGSDLGSLRTRAVKEGDDYRVTGNKTWITHAARTHVMTLLARTDPETSNYKGLSMFLAEKTPGDDANPFPTEGMTGGEIEVLGYRGMKEYELGFDNFHVKGENLLGGEEGMGFKHLMETFESARIQTAARAIGVAQSALDVGLQYAEDRKQFGKSLIAFPRVASKLAMMAVEIMIARQLTYFSAAEKDEGRRCDLEAGMAKLLGARVAWAAADNALQIHGGNGFALEYKVSRILCDARILNIFEGAAEIQAQVIARRLLG, encoded by the coding sequence ATGCCAGATGATGGACAGCCGATGACCGAGAATGCGACCCAAACCGTGCTTCTGCCCGATCTCTTGACCCTAACAGGCGAGGCCATTCCGCCGGTTGAGGCGCTTCTGGCAACCGCCACGGATCGGGTGCGGGAGTTGGTCAGCGCGGAGGGTCGCGTGTCTGGCGCGGCGCTTGAAGCGCATCAGACTGCGGCGCATGGATTGGCGTGGCTGGCAACCTATGTGGAATCGCTGCGTCAGATGCAGGGTTGGGCCCATAAGCTCTCGGCAGAGGGGCAATTCGGCGAGACCGAGGCACTGATCCATCAGATCGCGTTTGGTGAGTATCTCTGGCAGATTTATGGCGGCATCCCGATGTCTCAGGGGGAGATTCTGCGGATGCAAGACCTGGGGCTCACTCAGGACGATCAGCGCGGCATGATGGCGCCCTCGGTCATGTTGCTTTGCCAGTCCGGCAACACCCAGGCGGCACGTCTGCGCCTGGTCGAACTGATGCAAGAGCAAGCCGCGAATATAACCCTTGGCGCGACCGGTCTGGACGATGAGCTTGAGATGATCCGCGAGCAATTCCGGCGCTACGCGGTCGAGAAGGTCGAGCCCTTCGCCCATGATTGGCACCTCAACGATGAGTTGATCCCGATCGAAGTGATCGAAGAATTGGCCGAGATGGGCGTTTTCGGCCTGACCATCCCCGAGGAATACGGCGGGTTCGGCCTGTCGAAAGCCTCGATGTGCGTGGTCTCGGAGGAGCTGTCGCGCGGCTATATTGGCGTCGGTTCACTTGGCACACGATCGGAGATCGCGGCTGAACTGATCCTGACCGGCGGCACCGACGCGCAGAAAGCCAAATGGCTGCCGCAAATCGCCAGCGCGGAGACCCTACCGACTGCGGTGTTCACCGAACCCAATACCGGCTCCGACCTCGGCAGCTTGCGCACGCGCGCCGTGAAAGAGGGCGATGATTACCGCGTCACTGGCAACAAGACCTGGATCACCCATGCGGCACGGACCCATGTGATGACGCTTCTGGCCCGGACCGATCCGGAGACCAGCAATTACAAGGGCCTCAGCATGTTCCTGGCAGAAAAGACGCCGGGTGATGACGCAAACCCCTTCCCAACCGAGGGCATGACCGGCGGCGAGATTGAGGTGCTTGGTTATCGCGGGATGAAGGAATACGAGCTTGGTTTCGACAATTTCCATGTGAAGGGCGAGAACCTCCTGGGCGGCGAGGAAGGCATGGGTTTCAAACACCTGATGGAGACCTTTGAGAGCGCTCGGATTCAGACCGCCGCGCGGGCCATTGGTGTGGCACAATCGGCGCTGGATGTGGGCCTGCAATATGCCGAGGACCGCAAGCAATTCGGCAAATCGCTGATCGCCTTCCCGCGCGTTGCCTCGAAACTGGCGATGATGGCGGTGGAGATCATGATCGCGCGGCAGCTCACTTATTTCAGCGCGGCGGAGAAAGACGAAGGCCGCCGCTGCGACCTGGAGGCTGGGATGGCGAAACTGCTTGGCGCGCGCGTGGCCTGGGCCGCTGCGGATAATGCGCTGCAAATCCATGGCGGCAATGGCTTTGCGCTGGAATATAAAGTCAGCCGAATCCTGTGTGACGCCCGAATTCTCAACATCTTCGAAGGTGCGGCGGAGATACAGGCGCAAGTCATCGCGCGGCGTTTGCTCGGCTGA
- a CDS encoding sulfite exporter TauE/SafE family protein: MQETLNLMPLWAFLAALGVTFVAGFVKGAVGFAMPLVMISGLSLFLEPQLAIAGIVLPIVMTNFQQVMRFGLAEAKAVVLEYRRYILIVCVMILVVAQFVTIIPTQVMYLVLGIPVVGLSLIQLFGVRFHIPQNRRLAAEWGVGLFAGGLGGLTGTWGPPTVLYLIALETPKAKQMLVQGVVYGLGAVSLFLGHLQSGVLNTVTAPFSAALLIPAFLGMQVGFWLSDRLDANLFRKATLIVLVVAGANLVRRGIMG; this comes from the coding sequence ATGCAAGAGACGTTGAACCTGATGCCGCTTTGGGCCTTCTTGGCGGCTTTGGGTGTGACCTTTGTGGCCGGATTCGTCAAAGGGGCGGTTGGGTTTGCGATGCCTTTGGTGATGATCTCGGGCCTTTCGCTCTTTCTCGAGCCGCAATTGGCCATCGCGGGCATCGTCTTGCCGATTGTGATGACGAATTTCCAACAGGTGATGCGGTTCGGCCTGGCCGAAGCCAAGGCCGTGGTGCTCGAATACCGGCGCTACATTCTGATTGTCTGCGTGATGATCCTGGTGGTGGCGCAATTCGTCACCATCATCCCGACGCAGGTGATGTACCTGGTTCTCGGCATCCCGGTGGTCGGCCTGTCGCTGATCCAACTCTTTGGCGTCCGCTTCCATATCCCGCAGAACCGACGGCTCGCGGCGGAATGGGGCGTGGGCCTTTTCGCGGGCGGGCTCGGCGGATTGACCGGCACCTGGGGGCCGCCGACGGTGCTCTATCTCATCGCTTTGGAGACCCCGAAAGCCAAGCAGATGTTGGTGCAGGGCGTGGTTTATGGTCTGGGCGCGGTCAGCCTCTTTCTCGGGCATTTACAGTCGGGCGTTTTGAACACGGTGACGGCACCGTTTTCCGCCGCTCTGCTTATTCCGGCCTTTCTGGGGATGCAGGTTGGGTTTTGGTTGAGCGACCGGCTTGATGCGAATCTGTTCCGCAAGGCGACCCTGATCGTGTTGGTGGTGGCCGGCGCCAATCTGGTGCGGCGCGGGATCATGGGCTAG
- a CDS encoding TauD/TfdA family dioxygenase: protein MIRLEDMPKRLEGPAAWLGAEMAAAPERWLVELSPEDIADLEQAAAHFLALGRDVGEITAAAFPLGPFADHLAALKEKLLHGVGVEVLRGLPVARYDQRMAATIFCGIGAHLGSARSQNAAGHILGHVRNTGADANDPNVRIYQTAARQSFHTDSADCVGLLCLNAAKEGGLSLLVSAESIYNRMRAERPDLLLRLFEPIATDRRGEVPEGAKPYMEIPPLSWHAGKLTVFYQRQYIDSAQRFEGALRLTPDHVAALDMFDALANDPKLNFGMQLEPGDMQFVYNHSQLHDRTGFTDWPEPARRRHLFRLWLSLPDDRPLPPVFAERYGSLEIGARGGIITAETRLHAPLD, encoded by the coding sequence ATGATCCGTTTGGAAGATATGCCGAAGCGGTTGGAGGGGCCTGCTGCCTGGCTCGGCGCGGAGATGGCCGCAGCGCCGGAGCGCTGGCTTGTCGAACTCTCGCCGGAGGACATTGCCGATCTTGAACAGGCGGCGGCGCATTTCCTGGCGCTCGGGCGCGATGTGGGGGAGATCACCGCCGCCGCATTCCCCCTCGGTCCCTTTGCAGATCATCTTGCTGCGCTGAAAGAGAAACTGCTCCACGGGGTTGGCGTCGAAGTTCTGCGTGGTCTGCCGGTCGCGCGCTATGATCAACGCATGGCTGCAACGATCTTCTGCGGGATCGGTGCGCATTTGGGCTCGGCTCGGTCACAAAATGCGGCAGGGCATATTCTCGGCCATGTGCGCAATACCGGGGCCGACGCGAATGATCCAAATGTGCGGATCTACCAGACGGCGGCACGGCAAAGCTTCCATACGGACAGTGCCGATTGCGTCGGTCTGCTCTGCCTGAATGCGGCGAAAGAGGGCGGTCTGTCGCTGCTCGTGAGTGCCGAAAGCATCTATAACCGGATGCGCGCCGAGCGGCCCGACCTCTTGCTCCGCCTCTTCGAGCCGATTGCCACCGACCGGCGCGGCGAGGTGCCCGAGGGTGCGAAGCCCTATATGGAAATCCCGCCGCTCTCTTGGCACGCAGGAAAGCTCACTGTGTTTTATCAGCGGCAATATATCGACTCCGCCCAACGGTTTGAGGGTGCGCTGCGGCTGACACCGGATCATGTGGCCGCACTTGATATGTTCGATGCCCTGGCCAATGACCCGAAGCTGAATTTCGGAATGCAGTTGGAACCGGGCGACATGCAATTTGTCTATAACCACAGCCAATTGCATGACCGGACCGGCTTCACCGATTGGCCCGAGCCGGCGCGACGGCGGCATCTCTTTCGGCTTTGGCTATCCCTGCCAGACGACCGCCCATTGCCGCCGGTCTTCGCGGAGCGTTATGGATCGCTTGAGATCGGCGCGCGGGGCGGGATCATCACGGCGGAAACACGGCTCCACGCGCCTTTGGACTAA
- a CDS encoding DUF3859 domain-containing protein, with amino-acid sequence MRLGSLIRPFAVLAALVPGLVLANPQVGLGLATLDYGIYCAETPDIVEEAPGTASGIINLVAEIPVLRWRQLVVPDDIGIGFGVIVEPHPGETLEPVIVTVTHPPFPDSGIEVEQWITTIESDSQSLMGFSFELPEEQVHGEWTFSASYEGEQLYHIAFEVVPGSALPNMVITCMGGALS; translated from the coding sequence ATGCGCTTGGGGTCGTTGATCCGACCCTTCGCCGTTCTTGCGGCGCTTGTCCCCGGGCTGGTGCTGGCGAACCCACAGGTCGGGCTAGGCCTCGCCACGCTTGATTACGGCATTTATTGCGCCGAAACGCCGGATATCGTGGAAGAGGCACCGGGAACCGCCTCGGGTATCATCAATCTCGTTGCGGAGATTCCGGTGCTGCGATGGCGGCAATTGGTTGTGCCGGACGATATCGGCATCGGTTTCGGCGTCATCGTTGAGCCGCATCCCGGCGAAACCTTGGAGCCGGTGATCGTGACCGTCACGCACCCACCTTTCCCCGACAGCGGTATCGAGGTGGAGCAATGGATCACCACCATCGAAAGTGACAGTCAGAGCTTGATGGGGTTCAGCTTCGAGCTACCGGAAGAGCAGGTCCATGGCGAATGGACCTTTAGTGCCAGCTATGAGGGCGAGCAGCTTTATCACATCGCCTTCGAAGTGGTGCCAGGCTCCGCCCTCCCAAACATGGTGATCACCTGCATGGGCGGTGCACTGTCTTAG
- a CDS encoding phosphoenolpyruvate carboxykinase, with the protein MTIGRVNPAETLDQQGITGLGTVYYNLLEPALIEAALKRDEGALGQGGTFLVTTGKHTGRSPKDKFVVRTPSVEDTIWWENNAPMAPEAFDVLHADMLTHMKGGEYFVQDLYGGADPAHRLDVRVVTELAWHGLFIRHLLRRPEAAELDTFVPEFTIINCPSFQADPARHGCRSETVIALNFEKKIILIGGTAYAGENKKSVFTLLNYILPGKGVMPMHCSANHAIGDPADSAVFFGLSGTGKTTLSADPSRTLIGDDEHGWSETGIFNFEGGCYAKTISLNPEAEPEIYATTKTFGTVIENMVHDPDTFELDFEDDSLTANMRCAYPLHYISNASDTARGGQPNNIIMLTCDAFGVLPPIARLTPAQAMYHFLSGFTSKVAGTERGVTEPEPTFSTCFGAPFMPRRPEVYGNLLREKIDQHAATCWLVNTGWTGGAYGTGSRMPIRATRALLSAALDGTLNKGAFRRDPNFGFEVPISAPGVAEVLLDPRRTWSVNEEYDVQAAKLVQMFADNFAQYVPFIDDDVKAAAIS; encoded by the coding sequence ATGACAATTGGACGCGTGAACCCAGCTGAAACGCTGGACCAGCAAGGCATCACCGGGCTGGGCACGGTCTATTATAACCTGCTGGAGCCCGCGCTGATCGAAGCGGCGCTGAAACGCGACGAGGGCGCATTGGGCCAGGGCGGCACCTTTCTTGTGACAACCGGCAAACACACAGGCCGGTCGCCCAAGGATAAATTCGTCGTCCGCACGCCAAGCGTCGAAGATACGATCTGGTGGGAGAACAACGCGCCGATGGCACCTGAGGCGTTCGACGTTTTGCACGCCGACATGCTGACCCATATGAAGGGCGGCGAGTATTTCGTCCAAGACCTCTATGGCGGCGCTGATCCGGCACACCGTCTGGACGTCCGCGTTGTGACCGAACTCGCCTGGCATGGGCTGTTCATCCGTCATTTGCTGCGTCGACCCGAAGCAGCGGAACTCGACACGTTCGTGCCGGAATTCACCATCATCAACTGCCCCAGCTTCCAAGCCGATCCAGCGCGCCACGGCTGCCGGAGCGAGACGGTCATCGCGCTAAATTTCGAAAAGAAAATCATCCTGATCGGCGGCACTGCCTATGCCGGGGAGAACAAGAAATCTGTTTTCACCCTGCTCAACTACATACTGCCGGGCAAAGGGGTGATGCCGATGCATTGCTCCGCCAATCATGCGATTGGCGATCCGGCGGATTCCGCCGTCTTCTTCGGCCTAAGCGGCACCGGCAAGACAACGCTGTCCGCCGATCCGTCGCGCACCTTGATCGGTGATGATGAACATGGCTGGTCGGAGACCGGCATCTTCAATTTCGAGGGCGGCTGCTACGCCAAGACAATCAGTCTGAACCCCGAAGCCGAGCCGGAGATCTACGCCACGACGAAAACCTTCGGCACAGTCATTGAAAATATGGTCCATGATCCGGACACGTTCGAGTTGGATTTCGAGGATGACAGTCTGACGGCCAACATGCGTTGCGCCTATCCGCTACATTACATCTCGAACGCCTCGGACACGGCGCGGGGTGGGCAGCCGAACAACATCATCATGCTCACCTGCGATGCGTTTGGCGTGCTGCCGCCGATTGCGCGACTGACCCCGGCGCAGGCGATGTATCACTTCCTGTCAGGGTTCACCTCCAAGGTCGCGGGCACCGAGCGAGGTGTGACCGAACCGGAACCGACCTTCTCTACCTGCTTCGGCGCACCCTTCATGCCGCGCCGCCCCGAAGTATACGGCAATCTGTTGCGCGAGAAGATCGATCAACATGCTGCCACCTGCTGGCTGGTCAATACAGGCTGGACCGGTGGCGCTTATGGCACCGGCTCGCGCATGCCGATCCGGGCCACGCGGGCGCTGCTCTCTGCCGCGCTGGACGGTACGTTGAACAAGGGCGCCTTCCGCCGCGATCCGAATTTCGGCTTCGAAGTGCCGATCAGCGCGCCGGGCGTGGCCGAGGTGCTGCTTGATCCACGCCGTACCTGGTCGGTCAACGAAGAATACGACGTCCAGGCCGCGAAGCTGGTTCAGATGTTTGCCGACAATTTCGCGCAATATGTGCCGTTCATCGACGACGATGTGAAAGCGGCGGCGATCTCGTGA
- a CDS encoding response regulator transcription factor, giving the protein MSRIALVDDDRNILTSVSMTLEAEGFEVETYNDGQSALDAFTRRMPELAVLDIKMPRMDGMDLLQRLRQKSKVPVIFLTSKDDEIDELMGLRMGADDYVKKPFSQRLLVERIRSILRRQDAIASDATDTPEESQVLTRGELSMDPLRHAVTWKGKDVSLTVTEFLLLQALAQRPGFVKSRDQLMDVAYDEQVYVDDRTIDSHIKRLRKKMRQADNDFSAIETLYGIGYRYNEE; this is encoded by the coding sequence ATGTCACGGATCGCACTTGTCGATGACGACAGGAATATCCTGACCTCCGTTTCCATGACCCTTGAGGCAGAAGGGTTTGAGGTTGAAACATACAATGATGGTCAGAGCGCGCTTGATGCGTTTACCCGGCGGATGCCGGAACTGGCCGTTCTCGACATTAAGATGCCCCGGATGGACGGCATGGACCTGCTTCAGCGTCTGCGCCAGAAGTCCAAGGTGCCGGTGATTTTTCTCACCTCGAAAGATGACGAGATTGACGAGTTGATGGGCCTGCGCATGGGGGCCGACGACTACGTCAAGAAACCGTTCTCGCAGCGCTTGTTGGTGGAGCGCATTCGCTCGATCCTGCGACGGCAGGACGCCATCGCCTCCGATGCCACCGATACGCCGGAGGAGAGCCAAGTGCTGACCCGCGGCGAGTTGTCGATGGACCCGCTTCGTCACGCGGTGACCTGGAAAGGCAAAGACGTGTCGCTGACGGTGACTGAGTTCTTGCTACTTCAGGCTTTGGCGCAACGGCCCGGGTTCGTGAAGTCACGCGATCAACTGATGGACGTGGCGTATGACGAACAGGTTTATGTGGATGATCGGACCATCGACAGCCATATCAAACGCCTGCGCAAGAAGATGCGCCAGGCCGATAATGATTTCTCGGCCATCGAAACACTGTACGGCATCGGCTACCGGTACAACGAAGAGTAG
- a CDS encoding sensor histidine kinase — translation MTNRRARDRADIVLGEDWDRPQGAVEAELRAARQRRGWFTLNRSPLARKIIIFNLLAIVILVAGVLYLNPFRDSLVLQRERALALEAQLVADVFEASLPRNAPTDLITGDGIDPQEVLSRVGLTQGVNVFVYAPSGVLVASTDTVARNPVRPIQGLDEGQGRTLLVTNFLNAVWEGIAAVLSGREMPETVIDQEEMARVLLNDALRGGTVIRRGTNLGGTVYTAATPIQGNTGMVGVLAMTTAAGEIDQLVRVEREQLLQMFLIALLVSFGLGLVLASTIANPLSDLSAAAELGRDKNARKMSPTRVRIPDLTGRPDEIGRLSGALRGMVGALYDRIDSNEQFAADVSHEIKNPLASLQSAVGTMRVARTEDQRNRLLEVIEHDVKRLDRLVSDISNASRLDSELVKEEEEEFDLVRMLGNLSTYHREEADKIDVDFIADLPDEPIVINGLEARLAQVFVNLIGNAISFCEAGDAVRLWARKRQNRVLIVVEDTGPGIPEEALTKVFNRFYSERPVQQFGDHSGLGLAISKQIVEAHGGVIWAENIRPTDAEVTSEPLGARFVVGLPV, via the coding sequence ATGACCAACCGCCGGGCACGTGACCGGGCCGATATCGTGTTGGGTGAAGATTGGGATCGACCGCAAGGCGCGGTCGAAGCCGAACTGCGGGCAGCACGGCAACGGCGCGGCTGGTTCACATTGAATCGGTCGCCGCTGGCCCGGAAGATTATCATCTTCAACCTGTTGGCCATCGTTATTTTGGTCGCCGGTGTGCTCTATCTCAACCCGTTCCGTGACAGCCTTGTGCTACAGCGTGAACGCGCGCTCGCCCTCGAGGCGCAGTTGGTTGCAGATGTCTTCGAAGCCAGCCTACCGCGCAACGCGCCGACCGATCTGATCACGGGTGATGGGATCGATCCGCAAGAAGTTCTGTCGCGCGTCGGCCTGACCCAAGGCGTTAATGTCTTTGTTTATGCTCCATCGGGTGTCTTGGTCGCCTCGACCGATACCGTCGCCCGAAATCCGGTGCGTCCGATACAAGGGTTGGATGAAGGCCAAGGCCGCACGTTGTTGGTCACAAATTTCCTGAACGCGGTTTGGGAAGGGATTGCGGCCGTCCTTTCGGGCAGAGAGATGCCCGAGACCGTGATCGATCAAGAGGAAATGGCCCGCGTGTTGTTGAATGACGCGTTGCGGGGCGGCACGGTCATTCGGCGGGGCACCAATCTGGGGGGCACGGTCTATACTGCCGCCACCCCGATCCAAGGCAACACCGGGATGGTTGGCGTTTTGGCGATGACCACAGCCGCGGGCGAGATTGATCAGCTCGTGCGGGTGGAGCGGGAGCAGCTTTTGCAGATGTTCCTCATCGCGCTCTTGGTTTCCTTCGGTTTGGGTCTGGTCTTGGCCTCGACCATCGCCAACCCGCTGTCCGACCTCTCCGCAGCGGCTGAGTTGGGTAGAGATAAAAATGCCCGCAAAATGAGCCCGACCCGCGTACGTATCCCTGACCTGACGGGTCGGCCTGACGAGATTGGGCGGTTGTCGGGTGCGCTACGTGGCATGGTCGGCGCGCTTTACGATCGGATTGATAGCAACGAACAATTCGCTGCTGACGTGTCCCACGAGATCAAAAACCCGCTCGCATCTCTGCAATCCGCTGTGGGCACCATGCGGGTTGCCCGGACCGAAGATCAACGCAATCGCCTGCTTGAGGTCATCGAACATGACGTGAAGCGGCTTGACCGATTGGTGAGCGATATCTCCAACGCCTCGCGGCTTGATAGTGAGCTGGTGAAGGAGGAGGAGGAAGAATTCGATCTTGTGCGGATGTTGGGCAATCTGAGCACATATCATCGCGAAGAAGCCGATAAAATCGATGTGGATTTCATTGCAGACTTGCCCGACGAACCGATCGTGATCAACGGTCTAGAGGCCCGGCTCGCGCAGGTCTTCGTCAACCTGATCGGCAATGCGATCTCGTTCTGCGAAGCTGGGGATGCCGTCCGCCTTTGGGCGCGAAAGCGGCAAAATCGGGTGTTGATCGTGGTCGAAGATACCGGCCCCGGTATCCCGGAAGAGGCGCTGACCAAAGTGTTCAATCGGTTCTATTCCGAGCGCCCGGTGCAGCAATTCGGCGATCATTCGGGCCTTGGCCTGGCGATTTCAAAGCAGATTGTTGAGGCCCATGGCGGCGTGATCTGGGCCGAAAACATCCGCCCCACAGACGCCGAGGTCACCTCCGAGCCGCTTGGCGCCCGTTTCGTGGTTGGTCTCCCGGTCTGA
- a CDS encoding HPr kinase/phosphorylase, whose protein sequence is MEAGASDPLIRPLEEFGTTFGTHLHCHGSAVSFDGQGLLLLGASGTGKSALALSLMAHGARLFADDGVRLTAEDGRLLMHRPDTTPPLIEARNVGLLAATLAPGPLPLRLAVDLDRPEPARLPPRHEVAWAGATAELIQGAGQSTLWAVLIQYLRGGRVE, encoded by the coding sequence ATGGAGGCGGGCGCAAGCGATCCGCTCATCCGCCCGCTGGAAGAGTTCGGGACAACGTTTGGCACGCATCTCCATTGCCACGGGTCTGCGGTGAGTTTTGATGGGCAGGGGCTCTTGCTGCTCGGCGCATCTGGCACCGGAAAATCCGCTTTGGCCTTGTCTCTGATGGCGCATGGCGCACGGCTATTTGCCGATGATGGCGTGCGATTGACGGCCGAAGATGGAAGGCTTCTGATGCATCGGCCCGATACGACGCCGCCTTTGATCGAGGCGCGGAACGTCGGCCTTCTCGCTGCCACGCTCGCCCCGGGTCCGCTACCGCTGCGGCTGGCGGTTGATTTGGATCGGCCCGAACCGGCCCGCTTGCCGCCGCGGCACGAGGTCGCTTGGGCGGGGGCAACGGCGGAGTTGATACAAGGCGCGGGTCAGTCCACGCTTTGGGCGGTGCTGATCCAATATCTGCGCGGCGGGCGCGTGGAATGA
- the rapZ gene encoding RNase adapter RapZ produces the protein MIDPDPTRSDSAAPTGEDGTRVVFVSGPSGAGRSTAIRALEDLGFEAIDNLPLSLLPRLLEGPPITRPLALGTDTRNRDYSAQALIAAVDRLSSDPDILADLVYLDCAADVLERRYSETRRRHPLAPEDQPMLGIALEQDLLAPVRARAGILIDTSEMTPHDLRAEINRWFTAGGQQNLALSVQSFSYKRGLPTGADLVFDCRFLRNPYWEDRLRVLDGRDPAVAGYIAEDPRFPAFAAQVTQLIETLLPAYREEGKSHLTVAFGCTGGQHRSVAMAENLSAHLARAGWQVSKRHRELERRGVVQTP, from the coding sequence ATGATCGACCCCGACCCCACCCGTTCTGACAGTGCCGCGCCCACCGGCGAGGATGGCACCCGGGTCGTTTTCGTCTCCGGCCCTTCGGGGGCGGGGCGTTCGACGGCGATTCGTGCCCTGGAGGATTTAGGCTTTGAAGCGATCGATAATCTGCCGCTCAGCTTGCTGCCCCGGCTTCTCGAAGGCCCGCCGATCACCCGTCCCCTGGCGTTGGGAACGGATACACGCAACCGTGATTACAGCGCCCAAGCTTTGATTGCGGCGGTTGACCGCCTCTCTTCCGACCCAGATATCCTCGCCGATTTGGTCTATCTCGACTGCGCAGCGGATGTGCTCGAGCGCCGATATTCCGAGACTCGCCGTCGCCACCCTTTGGCGCCCGAAGATCAGCCGATGCTGGGGATTGCGCTGGAGCAAGACCTCCTGGCCCCGGTACGCGCTCGCGCGGGCATCTTGATCGACACCTCCGAGATGACACCCCATGACCTCAGGGCGGAGATTAACCGCTGGTTCACGGCAGGCGGCCAGCAAAACCTAGCGCTTTCGGTGCAATCCTTTTCCTACAAGCGCGGTCTGCCGACCGGGGCGGACCTGGTGTTTGATTGCCGCTTTCTGCGCAATCCGTATTGGGAAGACCGCCTGCGCGTGCTTGATGGTCGCGATCCGGCAGTGGCCGGGTATATCGCCGAGGATCCCCGCTTTCCGGCTTTCGCCGCCCAGGTGACGCAACTGATCGAAACCCTGCTTCCCGCCTATCGCGAAGAGGGCAAGAGCCATCTCACGGTTGCGTTCGGCTGTACCGGCGGGCAACACCGATCCGTCGCAATGGCCGAAAATCTGAGCGCCCATCTTGCGCGCGCCGGGTGGCAGGTGTCTAAAAGACATCGGGAATTGGAGAGGCGAGGCGTGGTTCAAACGCCATGA
- a CDS encoding PTS sugar transporter subunit IIA, producing MIGIVIVAHGGLARELMKATEHVVGQQPEMIAIPIGADDDRASRTREICDAADQVDTGDGVVVVTDMYGGSPSNLSLRACRPQNRKILTGVNLPMLIKLAKSRHLPVELAVSRAAEAGRRYIDSFDGAPE from the coding sequence TTGATCGGTATCGTTATCGTCGCACATGGGGGCCTGGCACGGGAGCTGATGAAAGCGACCGAGCATGTGGTGGGCCAACAGCCGGAGATGATCGCGATCCCCATCGGGGCCGATGACGACCGCGCCAGTCGCACGCGCGAGATTTGTGACGCCGCCGATCAGGTCGATACCGGAGACGGTGTCGTCGTGGTGACCGACATGTATGGCGGTTCCCCCTCGAACCTGTCGCTCAGGGCGTGCCGCCCGCAGAACCGCAAAATCCTGACCGGCGTCAATCTGCCCATGCTGATAAAGCTGGCCAAATCCCGTCATCTACCGGTAGAGCTTGCCGTCAGTCGCGCGGCGGAGGCCGGTCGGCGCTATATTGACAGCTTCGACGGAGCGCCGGAATGA
- a CDS encoding HPr family phosphocarrier protein has product MTAEPVIRDLEIVNVKGLHARASAKFVEVVEDFDAQATVRRDGLSAAGDSIMGLLMLAASLGTSIEVETSGTDAEALADALEALVADKFGEGN; this is encoded by the coding sequence ATGACAGCAGAACCCGTGATCCGTGATCTGGAGATCGTGAATGTTAAAGGCTTACATGCCCGGGCTTCCGCCAAATTTGTTGAGGTGGTAGAAGACTTTGATGCTCAAGCGACAGTGCGGCGCGATGGGCTAAGTGCCGCCGGAGATTCGATTATGGGGCTTTTAATGTTGGCAGCTTCGCTTGGAACCTCTATTGAGGTCGAGACATCTGGCACGGATGCAGAAGCGTTGGCTGATGCGTTGGAGGCTCTGGTGGCCGACAAGTTTGGCGAAGGCAACTGA